The Hippocampus zosterae strain Florida chromosome 10, ASM2543408v3, whole genome shotgun sequence genome contains the following window.
GTCTAGCTTTGCTTAGAGTTAATATTGGGACGCAGCAATTAGTCAATCAAGACCAAAAGTagagggcaagaaaaaaaacgttctttGCACTAGTATGTTTGCTGTGCTCCCACTAGTCGAAGTACGGCATGCTGATTCCGGTAATATTGCGTTtgcgaaataaaaataatgtagaATAATCCACCTGTTTTCAACCAttcaaaatattgtctgacattaaacctgtCCGTGGGGCTAATCAGGGTAGGGTCCGCTGCCTTCGATAACatctaaaaatacaaaatgactaCAAGTCGATTGatggacttgattttttttcagattcctGCCTCAGCTGGCGGAAACACGTGATGAGTTTCTGCGTATCGGTGACGATCTGGACACTGCGACTCTGAAGAATGCTCAAGTGTCTCGACACAAGACCGTTGAGGCCGAAAGAGCGAGTCACCTGCTCATTGCGACACGGAAATGCTACCAACACTTTGCCCTGGATTACTGTCTGCAGGTATAGACACATGCGACATCTTTCCTCAAACGTTGTTTACGCACATGCCAAGTGGAAAGTGGatagataaacacacacacacacacacactttttgttgTATCTGTCAATTAGTTTTTCTactctttcatttttttatttattttttgtcattcagcTCAACACATTCAAGACTCAGCAGAGAGTGGACTTCTTGAACTCGGTGAGACTATGACCTCACTCATGTCTTACCTTAGCTTTGCTTTGAGTTAATATTGGAACGCAGCAATTAGTCAATCAAGACCAAAAGTagagggcaagaaaaaaaacgttctttGCACTAATATGTTTGCTGTGCTCCCACTAGTCGAAGTACGGCATGCTGATTCCGATATTGCGTTtgcgaaataaaaataatgtagaATAATCCACCTGTTTTCAACCATTCAAAGGGGCTGACATTTTACGCTGCACCCCCTTCTACTGTCACTGTCGATTTAATTTGATGTCAAAGTATACCGTGTTGAGACTCGTCAGGGGTACGTTATCTTTTTTTACTTCTGCTGTAGGTTTTTACCCATTACCTGAATCCCAAACCATTGTTTGTCCTAATATAGTGGACAtgcagtttgctttttttcctgaaagTTTCTAGTTATTTCTTTTCAGCTATAATACAAACATCCACACTGGTGCGGACCAAGACGTACATCAGCTATgcctaataataattataatacttAAAATagatattgttgttattataagTGTCGAAGTCTGAATAAAGTTGTGTTGTTGTGTTGAGGTGTTCTCCTTGGTCAACGCTCAGCTGACATTCTTCCATCAAGGCTTTGACCTGCTCCGAGACCTTGAGCCCGGCATGAAGGTCATGGCCACACAGGTGGATGCAAACACACATTCgcatacaaacaaaacaaatgacgcACCAGTCAAGACGATTCTTTTGACTCTGTCCACAGTTGCGCGAGCGCTCAGCTCAGTGTGCGAGCAAAAGGAAAGAGCTGGAGAACAATCATTTGCTGGTCCAGCAACAAGTAAGTCACCTATATCACCAgcacacatttttacatttcatcaGCCATATAGGATAATtgccaaagtcatttttcaatatttttggaaaacaaagagggaaaaaaacatttttagaacaAACATTGGTAATTTTGATTGGGTCTTTTTCCTTTCGCAGACTTACTCCCCCTCGGTTGATGTTACAATATCAATGAAAATGCCAGTTattaagaaaaaacatttatgaataattttgtttcgtgggctggaatggattaatgacatttcagttcatttcaatgaaaaataatagaaatatatattattactatgggatatatatatagatagatagatagataatattTGTATTGGCATTCTGTATATACAACTTACAATGACAGCGTATAATAAGAGCTTATTAACTTAGATTTTTATTACTAGTGTATATAGGAATAAACAGGTttatatgctttttttaaatagtaatATTTTTTACCAATAAACTAATTTTTCAATAAatctttttaaagaaaatggcaaaaatatatactttttaaatattttttttagttaggaaaAAATGTGTTCTATTGAAGACAAAAGTAacctttaaatttttttttccttcattctttttttggggaagAGGACGACAAAACAATAAttttgcctgcgtgtgtgtgtgtgtgtaggatgCCTCAGGAGAGACGCTTTTCCAGTTGGGTCGTGGGACTGACGACATCATCCAAGGTTACCTCTTCAAACGCTCCCGCAGGAAGGCAAAAATGTGGAAGAGGTCACATGTCTCCTTGTAACCtcaacattttttgaaattcTTCCTTTCCCCTGTAGTTAGTTACTGCCGATTTTAAGGGGCGCGAACACGGATGGTCCAAAAAGACTCcacaagacaatgccaaaagcaaaaacatgatcgaaatgctaaaataaaaaattatatccATACTTTTTATGTACAGATGCTGGTTCTCCATCAGAGACAACCAACTCATCTACAGGAAGtcacacaaagtaaaaaaaaaaaaaaaagaagaaaatccaCTTCCTGGCCATAAAGTCATAATATTTATGCTATTCATTTTCATTAGGCCAAGCGGTTGTGAcgtttaatatttttgtttggctcGTCAGGAGGCGTCCACGCTTCTGTTTGAGGACCTGCGATTGTGTGCCGTCAAATCTTTGGAGGACCTGGACCGACGATTCTGCTTCCAGTTGATGTCTGTGCACAAGTGAGTTAAAAACACATCAACATTTAACTCAACATAGTTGTATTGTTTGAATGATGGATGAGTCTGAGTTGACAAGAAAACCATGAGGACAAGATAGACAGGATGGAACTTTAAGATGAATGTCTGTTTAGTGAGTGGGTCCCCCATTTTGCCCAATCATAATGTCCCCCATTACTGTCTGAACTATTTCATGTTGTATTGTCCCATAATGCCCCCTATTATGGCCCGTCAGGTGTTGTGCCCTTCAGGCCGACTCTGAGCAAGTGAGGCTGGCATGGATGGAAGCGTTACAGGGTAGCATCGATATGGCATATCGCGAGCGAGGCCAAGCCACGCCCACACAGGCAGGCTACCTTCTGCTACCTCATCATGCTAATAATACTAACTAATAAGAAAATTCACAAAAGTGTCCTTCAGCCTCAGGAGCCCCTCGCGCCGAGCGGCGGTGACAACGCTGCGGCCAATCAGAGGACGGCGGTGCTGGGCGTGGCTCTGCAGGGGGCCGGCAACCGTTGCTGCTGCGACTGCGGCGAGGAGGAACCACGATGGGCAGCCGTCAACTTGGGCATCACGGTGTGCATTCAGTGCTCAGGGATTCACCGGTactgacacacgcacgtcaaACATTTGCCACTAAaaagagttttgtttttctcgcaGTTAAGTAAAATTTTCTGAGATTAAAAGTCACACGGTTTTAATGGAAAAAGTCAAATctagcagcccggtagtccagtggttagcacgtcgacttcacagtgcagaggtaccgggttcgattccagctcgggcctccctgtgtggagtttgcatgttctccccgggcctgcgtgggttttctccgggtgctcctcccacattccaaaaatatgcatggcaggctgattgaacactctaaaattgtccctaggtgtgagtgtgagcgtggatggttgttcgtctctgtgtgccctgcgattggctggcaaccgattcagggtgtcccccgcctactgcccggagacagctgggataggctccagcaccccccgtgaccctagtaaggatcaagcggttaggaagatgaatgaatgaaagtcaaaTCTAATCAAGGATATACTTGAATTGTTCTCTGAATTaagtcatttttttgtaaataaaaacattagaTTATTATGGTCAAAAATTTTCCGAGGAAAAAGATGAGTCTTtgaaatgtcaagaaaaaaaagtcatattaccaagaataaaatcatataatttagaaaaaaaaatgtaatattctgAAAATTAagttatgtaattttttttcaaagaaaagctacaatatgatgatgatgcaaaCATGAACATTTGGTCACGGTCAAAATGTGTCATCTTAATAGGTTAAAGTCACATTCCTTTAAGAATAACTGTTTACTGAAGTGTAGACTTCGAGATCGGCTGTCTCGGATCGGCCggtgttttgcattttgttttgcattcggGGACGTTTTGTAAGGAGTGAAGCTTTCTCATTTTAtacaatcagatttttttcccccaatattttgacatttagATGCAAATTTTGACGATTCATGGGTCCGTTTGGTCCCAATGCCCCGCAAATAGTGGAGGTCAACTataaagtaaattaaaaaagttgTATAAATAGACTGGTCCATCTTCTGATCGGATCGGTGATGGGatattgttatgttttttttacccactgATCGGTAATCGGCtcccaatttgtttttttttttcttcccgtctTTGATGCATGCAGGAGTCTGGGCGTCCACGTGTCAAAGGTGCGCTCACTTACGCTGGACTCATGGGAAGCTGAGCAACTCAAGGTGAAACTCATACACAAACGATGGAGTCATTCGTAAACTCTTTTCACACAGCCACCTTCCTCCCTCTGATACTACAGTGATGCCACGCTCTATTGTCGTTCATTATTTGCGCCCCTGCTTTATCGCTGATGTtttattagttgtttttttttatttatttaacagttGAGACTAGTCGCAATTTAGAGTTGCCTTCTGTGTAGTACCACGTGACCACTTAGTGGTAACGTGATGAAAGGAGCTAACCATTCCAAAGAAGTTTGTGATCATAAAAACAAGACTTCCTGTGTTTGTGATGTAGCTGCTGTGCGTCCTCGGAAATGATGTCATCAACAACATTTACGAGGCACGGTGTTTGCACAGAGTCAAACCCACCACGGAGAGCCCGCAGTAAACACGACACACGACTGTCATTCAATCTGTGATCAATGCTGGATGATTGACTGCCAAACTCTTTGTCAGTGCTGAAAAGGAAGCTTGGATACGAGACAAGTACGTCGAGAAGACCTTTGTGAGGCGGAATGGCGACGAAGATGGTCCAAGTAAGTACATTTCATCAACAAAATGGTGGCAGCGGTTGTCTTTGTTTGGTGGACATAAAAAGCCGAAGCGCCACTGTTCAGTTGCCACGGTTTTGTGTCGTCAAAAAACTGAGATCAAGGAACATAATTTCAAAACCCAAGGTGAAATATAAGACAAATATCTTTTGGAGAGGCGCTGTGAAAAAGAGAAGTGATTACTCAACTGTGTacaccctcttataactggGGATGTGGCTCAGTTCAGAATCAAGTATTGGCACATCAAAATGTTCCAAACTAAGAGACTCCGACTCAAAAAGACTGTACTGTAATAAAAGCCCGAGGTCACGTGAGTGCCGGAAGTTATTTACATTGATTAATcttggtgaaatgtttttttcgaCTTTAAAACCCTGTCATCGAATAGGCGGGGTGTCGACTTTTTGTATCCACTGTGTATTTCGTATATGTTGTTATTCATGTGGAGTGGTGAATTTGTTGAAGTGCGTCATGACAACTTTGAGGCCTCGCTACTCTTGCATCTCTACCGAGCCGCGGTGGCTGGAGACCTGGTTGCCTTGGTGACAGCTCTGGCCCAAGGGGCACCAGTGAATGGGAGCCTGGCCCAGGAGGAAGGACGGACCGCTCTCATTGGGGCTGCCCAAGGGGTGAGGGAATACGAGTTACTTCtatgatgaaacatttttagaggagaaaaaaaagaagtcatattgtgaaaatatgaaaataaaaaagatgggGGTTTCTTCTTGGacatttttgcatttaaaaatgtagtaCCATGACATCTTAATCCTGAtatcaaaaaaatatgtaaatgggGAAAATTGTTATTTATAAGTTATATTGGGCATGAGAATAAAGTCTTAATAGATAATGTCAGACGAAGAACATTTTGGGGAAATAAATTTGTAATACTACAAGCATAAAGTCATAATATTACCACATTAAAGTCGTAGTTTTTAAAGAATCCATTTGGAATTTGACACTAACTTTGATACATTTTGAATATCACAAGTCATTTATAAGATAACAGTccttatatttaatgttcatgAAGTAAGATGAAGAgtaaagcattttgtttttgacagcTGGAAAGTATTAACAGAATAAGGTTTATTATTTTGAGAATAAATCCAACATATTTATTCAAGAAAAATTGGAATATTacaattgtcttgttttttttttttttaggaatcaaTTTGGAATGTAATGATGGCAAATTAATGTGatttattaagaaaaaaaaatctgaatattgttattattgttattgaatAAATCAACAACCGATCTCAGATTATGACAATTTTACAGTCTGTTTTTACATACTGTAgattaagatatcatttatttgtctcacactggggagATCTAAATCTAACTTTAAAACACAAGACTAAAATCCTAATTGAAATGCTTCGAAATGAAACGAAGTCCATTTCTCTGCAGGGGTCGCTGTTGGCATCCGAGTTTTTGCTCCTGAACGGCGCCAACATTAACCACAGAGACCTGAGAGGACAAGGAGCTCTGCACGCAGCAGCCACCGCTGGACACACCGGGTcactgcacgcacgcacgcacacacacgcacacacgcacacacgcacacacggtgACGTTGTATCGGCCCCACAGGCAGGTGTGTCTGCTGCTGAAGCGAGGAGCCAATCAGTACGCAGTGGATGAGAGTGGACGCGACCCACTTGCCATCGCAGTGGAAACGGCACACGCTGACATCGTCACGCTGTGAGCTGATGAAGAGCACGCTACACAAGACTAAACAAATACGTGTATACAATGAAACCTCCATTTATCGCTGGAGGATACATTTCACTCATGAACATGCTCAACCGAATCACGTAGTAACAAAACACTCCCATATAATGCGATATGCTGCAGATGTTCAAACTGAATTTAGCATCAATGTTACGGTAATTTTAACACTCACAGGGCAGCTTCGCAtacaacacaagaataaactgATAAATGTCATGGACGATTTTATTGTAATTTCCCTGTGTAGGTTGCACG
Protein-coding sequences here:
- the zgc:162872 gene encoding BAR_ACAPs and ArfGap_ACAP domain-containing protein isoform X3, producing the protein MQPIRRSLQACLSFSHSTRRTASLRTPYSNDQDQCQAPAELADYLNQNCLSQFKQGLQELLTFHTMLLDQSQRAISHQLSSLCNQFLPQLAETRDEFLRIGDDLDTATLKNAQVSRHKTVEAERASHLLIATRKCYQHFALDYCLQLNTFKTQQRVDFLNSVFSLVNAQLTFFHQGFDLLRDLEPGMKVMATQLRERSAQCASKRKELENNHLLVQQQDASGETLFQLGRGTDDIIQGYLFKRSRRKAKMWKRCWFSIRDNQLIYRKSHKEASTLLFEDLRLCAVKSLEDLDRRFCFQLMSVHKCCALQADSEQVRLAWMEALQGSIDMAYRERGQATPTQPQEPLAPSGGDNAAANQRTAVLGVALQGAGNRCCCDCGEEEPRWAAVNLGITVCIQCSGIHRSLGVHVSKVRSLTLDSWEAEQLKLLCVLGNDVINNIYEARCLHRVKPTTESPHAEKEAWIRDKYVEKTFVRRNGDEDGPMRHDNFEASLLLHLYRAAVAGDLVALVTALAQGAPVNGSLAQEEGRTALIGAAQGGSLLASEFLLLNGANINHRDLRGQGALHAAATAGHTGQVCLLLKRGANQYAVDESGRDPLAIAVETAHADIVTLLRMARMNEEMRDSETAFGATASVWSLQEMTKPFRTFSETLVIWHHMTRRSWPDEDSAAKKTMRTRERVTYLVEFSFSVLMIT
- the zgc:162872 gene encoding BAR_ACAPs and ArfGap_ACAP domain-containing protein isoform X1; this translates as MYALLDFSECVADSPDFRRNLDQCEEDVSLLQTQLDKVTRLCGKMVEAGQVYNAANQTFLAGLSELFSLHKEDSVIANCLSQFKQGLQELLTFHTMLLDQSQRAISHQLSSLCNQFLPQLAETRDEFLRIGDDLDTATLKNAQVSRHKTVEAERASHLLIATRKCYQHFALDYCLQLNTFKTQQRVDFLNSVFSLVNAQLTFFHQGFDLLRDLEPGMKVMATQLRERSAQCASKRKELENNHLLVQQQDASGETLFQLGRGTDDIIQGYLFKRSRRKAKMWKRCWFSIRDNQLIYRKSHKEASTLLFEDLRLCAVKSLEDLDRRFCFQLMSVHKCCALQADSEQVRLAWMEALQGSIDMAYRERGQATPTQPQEPLAPSGGDNAAANQRTAVLGVALQGAGNRCCCDCGEEEPRWAAVNLGITVCIQCSGIHRSLGVHVSKVRSLTLDSWEAEQLKLLCVLGNDVINNIYEARCLHRVKPTTESPHAEKEAWIRDKYVEKTFVRRNGDEDGPMRHDNFEASLLLHLYRAAVAGDLVALVTALAQGAPVNGSLAQEEGRTALIGAAQGGSLLASEFLLLNGANINHRDLRGQGALHAAATAGHTGQVCLLLKRGANQYAVDESGRDPLAIAVETAHADIVTLLRMARMNEEMRDSETAFGATASVWSLQEMTKPFRTFSETLVIWHHMTRRSWPDEDSAAKKTMRTRERVTYLVEFSFSVLMIT
- the zgc:162872 gene encoding BAR_ACAPs and ArfGap_ACAP domain-containing protein isoform X2, producing the protein MYALLDFSECVADSPDFRRNLDQCEEDVSLLQTQLDKVTRLCGKMVEAGQVYNAANQTFLAGLSELFSLHKEDSVIANCLSQFKQGLQELLTFHTMLLDQSQRAISHQLSSLCNQFLPQLAETRDEFLRIGDDLDTATLKNAQVSRHKTVEAERASHLLIATRKCYQHFALDYCLQLNTFKTQQRVDFLNSVFSLVNAQLTFFHQGFDLLRDLEPGMKVMATQLRERSAQCASKRKELENNHLLVQQQDASGETLFQLGRGTDDIIQGYLFKRSRRKAKMWKRCWFSIRDNQLIYRKSHKEASTLLFEDLRLCAVKSLEDLDRRFCFQLMSVHKCCALQADSEQVRLAWMEALQGSIDMAYRERGQATPTQPQEPLAPSGGDNAAANQRTAVLGVALQGAGNRCCCDCGEEEPRWAAVNLGITVCIQCSGIHRSLGVHVSKVRSLTLDSWEAEQLKLLCVLGNDVINNIYEARCLHRVKPTTESPHAEKEAWIRDKYVEKTFVRRNGDEDGPMRHDNFEASLLLHLYRAAVAGDLVALVTALAQGAPVNGSLAQEEGRTALIGAAQGGSLLASEFLLLNGANINHRDLRGQGALHAAATAGHTGQVCLLLKRGANQYAVDESGRDPLAIAVETAHADIVTLLRMARMNEEMRDSETAFGATGDDQTFQDIFRDFSDMASHDPEKLARRRFGRKEDDENP